In one window of Thunnus thynnus chromosome 23, fThuThy2.1, whole genome shotgun sequence DNA:
- the LOC137176088 gene encoding potassium voltage-gated channel subfamily A member 1: MEIALVSFENGGAKGSGGGGGNNAEESCRNALDVPQSGFVQTGLGEDFSKELNTRGSPHHHHQQQPLQQQSSWKINDMNNTFSCSENAMDALLRADHSPHLFDEDMLDMDMDTESNERVLINIAGLRYETQLGTLNQFPDTLLGDPAKRIKYFDPLRNEYFFDRNRPSFDGILYFYQSGGKIRRPVNVSIDVFADEIRFYQLGEEAMERFREDEGFIKEEEKPLPQNEFQKQVWLIFEYPESSSPARGIAIVSVIVITISIITFCLETLPEFRDERELPVTSRLDNSTAPRPSLTFTDPFFIIETTCVIWFTFELFVRFFACPSKSEFSKTIMNIIDIMSIMPYFITVGTELAEQQGQEHQNGQQAMSLAILRVIRLVRVFRIFKLSRHSKGLQILGQTLKASMRELGLLIFFLFIGVILFSSAVYFAEADEPESHFSSIPDAFWWAVVTMTTVGYGDMRPVTVGGKIVGSLCAIAGVLTIALPVPVIVSNFNYFYHRETDQDQSSLKDEPNCGRDSPELKRKGSKSSNKSQDVENNDAGASVEKANIKANSSIDFKRSLYAFCLDTRETDL; the protein is encoded by the coding sequence ATGGAGATAGCCTTGGTGAGTTTTGAGAACGGCGGCGCTAAAGGGAGCGGCGGCGGTGGAGGCAACAATGCCGAGGAGAGCTGCCGGAACGCGCTGGATGTCCCTCAGTCGGGTTTCGTTCAAACTGGACTTGGAGAGGACTTCAGTAAAGAGCTGAACACCCGGGGGagtcctcatcatcatcatcagcagcagccgCTTCAGCAGCAGAGCTCCTGGAAAATCAACGACATGAACAACACTTTCAGCTGCAGCGAGAACGCCATGGATGCGCTTTTACGCGCGGACCACAGTCCCCATCTGTTCGACGAGGACATGCTGGACATGGACATGGACACGGAAAGCAACGAGAGGGTGCTCATCAACATCGCTGGGCTGAGGTACGAGACCCAGCTGGGCACCCTGAACCAGTTCCCGGACACTTTACTGGGAGACCCCGCGAAGAGGATAAAATACTTCGACCCGCTCCGGAACGAGTACTTTTTCGACCGCAACAGACCGAGTTTTGACGggattttatacttttatcaGTCCGGAGGGAAGATCCGGAGACCTGTCAATGTGTCAATCGATGTGTTTGCAGATGAGATTAGGTTTTATCAGCTGGGGGAGGAGGCCATGGAGAGGTTCCGTGAGGATGAGGGCTTTataaaagaggaagagaagccgCTGCCTCAGAATGAGTTCCAGAAACAGGTCTGGCTTATATTCGAGTATCCGGAGAGCTCCAGTCCGGCCCGGGGCATCGCCATCGTGTCCGTGATCGTTATCACCATATCCATCATCACCTTCTGCCTGGAGACGCTGCCAGAGTTCAGGGATGAGAGGGAGCTACCGGTCACCAGCCGGCTGGACAACAGCACCGCGCCCCGGCCGTCCCTCACCTTCACAGACCCCTTCTTCATCATAGAGACCACATGCGTCATTTGGTTCACTTTCGAGCTGTTCGTGCGCTTCTTCGCGTGCCCCAGCAAGTCGGAGTTCTCCAAGACCATCATGAACATCATCGACATCATGTCCATCATGCCTTACTTCATCACAGTGGGCACGGAGCTGGCGGAGCAGCAGGGTCAGGAGCACCAGAACGGCCAGCAGGCCATGTCTCTGGCCATCCTGCGAGTCATCCGCCTGGTCCGCGTCTTCCGGATCTTCAAGCTCTCCAGGCACTCCAAGGGGCTGCAGATCCTGGGTCAGACGCTGAAAGCCAGCATGCGGGAGCTCGGCCtgctcatcttcttcctcttcattgGAGTCATCCTCTTCTCCAGCGCCGTGTACTTCGCAGAGGCGGACGAACCGGAGTCTCACTTCTCCAGCATCCCCGATGCCTTCTGGTGGGCCGTGGTCACCATGACAACCGTGGGCTACGGCGACATGAGGCCGGTGACCGTCGGGGGGAAGATCGTGGGCTCTCTGTGCGCCATCGCTGGCGTGCTCACCATCGCGCTGCCGGTGCCGGTCATCGTATCAAACTTCAACTACTTCTACCACCGAGAGACGGACCAGGACCAGTCCTCCCTGAAGGACGAGCCCAATTGTGGCCGAGACAGCCCGGAACTGAAACGCAAAGGGAGTAAATCATCCAACAAGTCTCAGGATGTGGAGAACAACGACGCGGGCGCTTCGGTGGAGAAGGCGAATATCAAAGCGAACAGCAGCATTGACTTCAAAAGATCCCTTTACGCTTTCTGCTTGGACACACGGGAGACGGACCTGTAG